The proteins below are encoded in one region of Elgaria multicarinata webbii isolate HBS135686 ecotype San Diego chromosome 8, rElgMul1.1.pri, whole genome shotgun sequence:
- the WDR53 gene encoding WD repeat-containing protein 53, which translates to MAEKWTTGHSSSILCLNVSKDGLLASGAEGGELTIWNEDGSSVEHVRIQKAEDVTSVVFSPTCPRRLYASHGETISMLDTRCLKEPVECFHVNEEEINCLSVNETDSFLAAADDSGAIMIIDLESKKLSRCLRRHSNICTSAVFRPERPQSLLSCGLDMKVMMWNLQKARPLWIENLQVEEGDEKSTGQLFNPPLAHCLSVSTCGNVFGCGAEDGKIRIFQVTGAKFEQEMAFKGHSLGVSQVFFLPDTYWFITGGNDGRVLLWDASNEIGKLKSPVKSIQRRKTKMPNTTKKFDKMNAEFPNECVPISPKLTIEHGEKVNWITYAEIKGSRRVLVADQTSSISIYPIAEP; encoded by the exons ATGGCTGAGAAGTGGACCACTGGACATTCTTCTTCAATATTATGTTTGAATGTGAGCAAAGATGGTCTGTTGGCTTCAGGAGCAGAAGGAGGGGAGCTCACTATCTGGAATGAGGATGGGAGTTCAGTAGAACATGTACGGATCCAGAAAGCTGAGGATGTCACTAGTGTTGTGTTTTCTCCCACCTGTCCTAGAAGACTTTATGCTTCTCATGGGGAGACAATTAGCATGCTGGATACCAGATGTCTTAAGGAGCCAGTTGAATGTTTCCATGTGAATGAGGAAGAGATCAATTGTCTTTCAGTAAATGAAACAGACAGTTTCTTAGCTGCTGCAGATGATTCAGGAGCAATAATGATCATTGACTTGGAAAGCAAGAAATTAAGCCGCTGCCTGAGACGACACTCAAATATTTGCACATCTGCTGTGTTTCGGCCTGAAAGACCTCAGAGTCTTCTATCATGTGGTCTGGATATGAAG GTTATGATGTGGAACTTGCAGAAAGCTCGCCCACTGTGGATAGAGAACTTGCAAGTGGAAGAAGGAGATGAGAAGTCAACTGGCCAGCTCTTTAACCCACCCCTGGCCCATTGCTTGTCTGTTTCTACTTGTGGCAATGTCTTTGGCTGTGGAGCTGAAGATGGTAAAATCAGAATATTCCAAGTAACAGGTGCCAAGTTTGAACAGGAGATGGCATTTAAAGGTCACTCCTTAGGAGTGTCACAGGTTTTCTTTCTACCAGACACGTATTGGTTTATTACAGGAGGGAATGATGGCAGAGTGTTGTTGTGGGATGCCAGTAATGAAATAGGAAAGCTGAAGAGTCCAGTCAAGTCcattcagagaaggaaaactAAGATGCCCAATACCACCAAGAAGTTTGACAAAATGAATGCAGAATTTCCAAATGAGTGTGTACCAATTTCACCAAAATTAACCATTGAACATGGAGAGAAAGTGAACTGGATTACATATGCAGAGATTAAAGGCTCTAGGAGAGTGCTAGTTGCTGATCAGACTAGCAGTATATCAATCTATCCAATTGCTGAACCTTAA